A single Actinomadura algeriensis DNA region contains:
- a CDS encoding peptidoglycan D,D-transpeptidase FtsI family protein gives MFDRRDPLKRLNIGLLAVAFVLSLFAGRLVQLQTIDDDRYAELALRQRVKEIELPALRGEITDAKGNPFAMTVEARSVFADPSIIEPGKRQEIVNALAPTLGLDPATVMKAVSKPDTQFVYLAHGVRPEKARMVNDWGFAGIGTLPEYRREYPNGSLAASVIGFVNDSGKGAAGLEAAMNDVLAGRDGRQRVELSLEGQHIPMGTDQKQAPVPGRGVRLTLLQDLQYKAQQAITEQVKASNAESGSVIVMDPRTGKILAMASAPGYDPNHYAESDSSVWGSPIVQDAFEPGSTGKVATAAAVLEHGGVAPHTPFVVPYQVSRYDRVFHDSHPHPTEKLTFAGVLAQSSNVGTILASEQITEERLYKTLREFGFGEKTGLNLPGETAGSLRPPGKWSGVDRYTIAFGQGLSVNALQMASVYATIANGGVRVEPNLVAGTVDEDDEFDPAAEPESSRVISTRTARQISDMLEGVTTEEGTAPKAQIEGYRVAGKTGTAEKINPETGGYRGGGYVASFAGFAPADDPRLVVQVVLDNPRRGSHYGGDVAAPVFREVMGFALQTQKIPPTGSEPPKIQIRARG, from the coding sequence GTGTTCGACCGCCGCGACCCGCTGAAACGCCTCAACATCGGGCTCCTCGCCGTGGCGTTCGTGCTGTCGCTGTTCGCCGGGCGCCTCGTCCAGCTGCAGACCATCGACGACGACCGGTACGCCGAGCTGGCGCTGCGGCAGCGGGTGAAGGAGATCGAGCTGCCCGCCCTGCGCGGCGAGATCACCGACGCCAAGGGCAACCCGTTCGCGATGACGGTGGAGGCCCGGTCGGTGTTCGCCGACCCGTCCATCATCGAGCCGGGGAAGCGGCAGGAGATCGTCAACGCGCTGGCGCCCACGCTCGGGCTCGACCCCGCCACCGTGATGAAGGCGGTCAGTAAGCCCGACACCCAGTTCGTGTACCTGGCGCACGGGGTCCGGCCGGAGAAGGCCCGCATGGTCAATGACTGGGGTTTCGCCGGGATCGGAACTTTGCCGGAGTATCGGCGGGAGTATCCCAACGGTTCACTGGCCGCGAGCGTCATAGGTTTCGTGAACGACTCGGGCAAGGGGGCGGCCGGGCTGGAGGCCGCGATGAACGACGTGCTCGCGGGCCGCGACGGCCGGCAGCGCGTGGAGCTCAGCCTCGAGGGCCAGCACATCCCGATGGGCACGGACCAGAAACAGGCGCCGGTCCCCGGGCGCGGCGTCCGCCTCACCCTGCTGCAGGACCTGCAGTACAAGGCGCAGCAGGCGATCACCGAGCAGGTTAAGGCGAGCAACGCCGAGAGCGGCAGCGTCATCGTGATGGACCCGCGCACCGGCAAGATCCTCGCGATGGCGTCCGCGCCGGGATACGACCCGAACCACTACGCCGAGTCGGACTCGAGCGTGTGGGGCAGCCCGATCGTCCAGGACGCGTTCGAGCCCGGCAGCACCGGCAAGGTCGCCACGGCCGCGGCCGTCCTCGAGCACGGCGGCGTCGCCCCGCACACCCCGTTCGTCGTGCCCTACCAGGTCAGCCGCTACGACCGTGTGTTCCACGACTCGCACCCGCACCCGACCGAAAAGCTCACCTTCGCCGGGGTCCTCGCGCAGTCCAGCAACGTCGGCACCATCCTCGCCAGCGAGCAGATCACCGAGGAACGCCTCTACAAGACGCTGCGCGAGTTCGGGTTCGGCGAGAAGACCGGCCTGAACCTGCCCGGCGAGACCGCCGGGAGCCTCCGGCCGCCCGGCAAGTGGTCCGGCGTCGACCGTTACACGATCGCGTTCGGGCAGGGCCTCTCGGTGAACGCCCTGCAGATGGCCAGCGTCTACGCGACGATCGCCAACGGCGGCGTCCGGGTCGAGCCGAACCTCGTCGCGGGCACCGTGGACGAGGACGACGAGTTCGACCCCGCCGCCGAACCGGAGAGCAGCCGGGTGATCAGCACCCGCACCGCGCGGCAGATCAGCGACATGCTGGAGGGCGTCACCACAGAGGAGGGCACCGCGCCCAAGGCCCAGATCGAGGGGTACCGGGTCGCCGGCAAGACCGGCACCGCCGAGAAGATCAACCCCGAGACCGGCGGCTACCGGGGCGGCGGCTACGTGGCGTCGTTCGCCGGGTTCGCACCGGCCGACGACCCGAGGCTCGTCGTTCAGGTCGTCCTGGATAACCCCAGGCGCGGCAGCCACTATGGTGGCGACGTCGCGGCCCCGGTGTTCCGGGAAGTGATGGGCTTCGCGCTGCAGACCCAGAAGATCCCGCCGACGGGGAGCGAACCGCCGAAGATCCAGATCCGCGCGCGGGGCTGA
- a CDS encoding UDP-N-acetylmuramoyl-L-alanyl-D-glutamate--2,6-diaminopimelate ligase: MRPTTNPARPLSGLAELFGIEAGDLPRELGRTSATGITHDSRAVRPGDVYAALPGTRAHGAQFAAQAARAGAAAVLTDPAGRERAAASGLPVLVVPDVRARLGDAASWVYGEPGRDITLIGVTGTSGKTTTVFLVEAGLRAAGLETGLVGGVEIRAGGDTVPSALTTPEATDLHALLAMMRERGVGAAAMEVSSHALVQGRVGGARYEVAVFTNLSQDHLDYHPTMQDYFLAKARLFTPEYSRVGVVNLDDHYGRELLEIATVPTTTFSASGDPGADWRADDVRLGADGATFRVVGPGGVEADASVRLPGPFNVANALAAIVALVEAGITLQAAVYGVASCPGVPGRLERVDEGQDFVALVDYSHKPGAVEAVLDALRPVTEGRLALVLGCGGDRDRGKRPLMGEAALRLSDMAYFTNDNPRSEDPLAILTAMVEGGLKVPQPQRAHVVVEPDRAAAIALAVGRARRGDVLVIAGKGHEQGQNVAGEVHPFDDREVVRAALRRHLGETRGAGTQA, encoded by the coding sequence ATGCGTCCGACCACCAATCCGGCCCGCCCGCTGAGCGGGCTCGCGGAACTCTTCGGGATCGAGGCCGGTGACCTCCCCCGGGAACTCGGGCGGACGTCCGCCACCGGGATCACGCACGACTCCCGCGCGGTCCGGCCCGGCGACGTCTACGCGGCGCTGCCGGGGACGCGCGCGCACGGCGCGCAGTTCGCCGCGCAGGCCGCGCGGGCCGGCGCGGCCGCCGTCCTCACCGACCCCGCCGGGCGGGAGCGGGCCGCCGCGTCCGGCCTGCCGGTCCTGGTCGTCCCGGACGTCCGCGCCCGGCTCGGCGACGCGGCGTCGTGGGTGTACGGGGAGCCGGGCCGCGACATCACGCTCATCGGCGTCACCGGCACCAGCGGCAAGACCACCACGGTGTTCCTCGTCGAGGCGGGGCTGCGCGCCGCCGGGCTCGAGACGGGCCTGGTCGGCGGCGTCGAGATCCGCGCGGGCGGCGACACGGTGCCGAGCGCGCTGACCACGCCCGAGGCCACCGACCTGCACGCCCTGCTGGCGATGATGCGCGAGCGCGGCGTCGGCGCCGCCGCGATGGAGGTGTCCAGCCACGCGCTCGTCCAGGGCCGGGTCGGCGGCGCCCGCTACGAGGTCGCGGTGTTCACGAACCTGTCCCAGGACCACCTGGACTACCACCCGACCATGCAGGACTACTTCCTCGCGAAGGCCCGGCTGTTCACCCCGGAGTACTCCCGTGTCGGCGTGGTCAACCTCGACGACCACTACGGCCGCGAACTGCTGGAGATCGCCACCGTCCCCACCACGACGTTCTCCGCGTCCGGCGACCCGGGCGCGGACTGGCGGGCCGACGACGTGCGCCTCGGCGCGGACGGCGCCACGTTCCGGGTCGTCGGGCCCGGCGGCGTCGAGGCCGACGCGAGCGTGCGGCTCCCCGGCCCGTTCAACGTCGCCAACGCGCTCGCCGCGATCGTCGCGCTGGTGGAGGCCGGGATCACCCTGCAGGCCGCCGTGTACGGCGTCGCGTCCTGCCCGGGCGTCCCGGGGCGGCTGGAGCGGGTCGACGAGGGGCAGGACTTCGTCGCCCTCGTCGACTACTCGCACAAGCCCGGCGCGGTGGAGGCGGTGCTGGACGCGCTGCGCCCGGTGACCGAGGGACGGCTCGCGCTGGTGCTGGGCTGCGGCGGCGACCGCGACCGCGGCAAGCGCCCGCTCATGGGGGAGGCCGCGCTGCGCCTGTCCGACATGGCGTATTTCACGAACGACAACCCCCGGTCGGAAGATCCACTCGCCATCCTCACCGCTATGGTCGAGGGCGGGCTCAAGGTGCCGCAGCCGCAGCGGGCGCACGTCGTGGTGGAACCCGACCGTGCCGCCGCCATCGCGCTGGCCGTCGGCCGGGCCCGTCGCGGCGACGTCCTGGTCATCGCGGGCAAAGGGCACGAGCAGGGCCAGAACGTGGCCGGCGAGGTGCATCCGTTCGACGACCGCGAGGTCGTCCGCGCCGCGCTGCGGCGCCACTTGGGCGAGACGAGAGGGGCGGGGACGCAGGCGTGA
- a CDS encoding UDP-N-acetylmuramoyl-tripeptide--D-alanyl-D-alanine ligase yields the protein MIPLPLSTIAEITEGTVHGGPPDAVVRGPVIVDSRAAEPGALFAALPGERADGHDFAPAALAAGAAGVLARHPVDGPAVLVRDVREALGRLARGVLERLPDTTVAAVTGSAGKTSTKDLIAQVVGRAGPTVFPPGSFNNEIGLPLTVLRADAGTRHLVLEMGARGVGHIAYLTGIARPDVGVVLNVGTAHVGEFGGREMIAKAKGEMVEALAPDGTAVLNADDPLVSAMASRTVAAVVTFGRSPDATVRAADETLDERGRARFTLVTPEGAAPVALRLHGSHAVPNALAAAAAARAAGIAPADVAAALSEAEPVSRWRMEVAETGDGVTVVNDAYNANPDSTRAAIDVLVHMARGRRAWAVLGEMAELGDSSVVEHAKIGEHVARSGVAGLIVVGANAAAMADGAARATSWTGECVQVDDVGAAVAALRERLAPRDVVLVKGSRVAGLERVAEGVLSAGGSGNAEAAR from the coding sequence GTGATCCCACTTCCGCTGTCGACGATCGCGGAGATCACGGAGGGGACCGTGCACGGCGGGCCCCCGGACGCCGTGGTGCGCGGCCCCGTGATCGTCGACTCCCGGGCGGCCGAGCCCGGCGCGCTGTTCGCGGCGCTGCCGGGCGAACGCGCCGACGGGCACGACTTCGCCCCCGCCGCGTTGGCGGCAGGGGCCGCCGGGGTGCTCGCGCGGCACCCCGTGGACGGACCCGCCGTGCTGGTCCGCGACGTGCGGGAGGCGCTCGGGCGGCTCGCCCGCGGCGTCCTGGAACGGCTCCCGGACACGACCGTCGCCGCGGTCACCGGGTCCGCGGGCAAGACGTCCACCAAGGACCTCATCGCGCAGGTCGTGGGACGTGCCGGGCCGACGGTGTTCCCGCCCGGTTCGTTCAACAACGAGATCGGGCTGCCGCTGACGGTGCTGCGCGCCGACGCCGGCACCCGGCACCTGGTGCTGGAGATGGGCGCCCGCGGCGTCGGCCACATCGCCTACCTCACCGGCATCGCCCGGCCCGACGTCGGCGTCGTGCTGAACGTCGGGACGGCGCACGTCGGCGAGTTCGGCGGCCGCGAGATGATCGCGAAGGCCAAGGGCGAGATGGTCGAGGCCCTCGCGCCGGACGGCACCGCGGTCCTCAACGCCGACGACCCGCTGGTGTCCGCGATGGCGTCCCGCACGGTCGCGGCCGTCGTCACGTTCGGGCGGTCCCCGGACGCGACCGTCCGGGCCGCGGACGAGACGCTGGACGAGCGGGGCCGCGCCCGGTTCACCCTCGTCACCCCCGAGGGGGCGGCGCCGGTCGCGCTGCGCCTGCACGGCTCGCACGCCGTCCCGAACGCGCTCGCCGCCGCGGCGGCCGCCCGCGCGGCCGGGATCGCGCCCGCCGACGTCGCGGCGGCGCTGTCGGAGGCCGAGCCGGTCAGCCGGTGGCGGATGGAGGTCGCCGAGACCGGCGACGGCGTCACCGTCGTCAACGACGCCTACAACGCCAATCCGGACTCGACGCGCGCCGCGATCGACGTGCTCGTCCACATGGCCCGGGGTCGCCGCGCCTGGGCCGTCCTCGGCGAAATGGCCGAACTGGGCGACTCGTCCGTGGTGGAACATGCCAAGATCGGGGAGCATGTCGCCCGCAGCGGCGTCGCCGGCCTGATCGTCGTCGGCGCGAACGCCGCCGCGATGGCCGATGGGGCCGCGCGGGCGACGTCATGGACGGGAGAGTGCGTGCAGGTGGATGACGTCGGCGCGGCGGTGGCCGCGCTCAGGGAGCGGCTGGCGCCGCGGGACGTCGTGCTGGTGAAGGGATCGCGGGTGGCCGGCCTGGAACGGGTCGCCGAGGGCGTCCTGTCGGCCGGAGGTTCCGGGAACGCGGAGGCCGCCCGATGA
- the mraY gene encoding phospho-N-acetylmuramoyl-pentapeptide-transferase — MTDIMIAAGVALVFVALGTPVWIRIVNRLGYGQMIRDDGPEAHLTKRGTPSMGGTVFIVGSLVGYAVSHLVTGNAPTISGLLALFLMTGLGLVGFVDDYIKVFKQRSLGLRSGAKMIGIILVGVVFAYASLQFPNGYDITPASDHLSFLRDFGPSLSPYLFVPWALLLIAAMSNGVNLTDGLDGLAAGPAGMVLAAYVVIGNWQLRNSCSAALAPNCYSVRDPLDLAVVAAAVLGGVFGFLWWNAPPAKIFMGDTGSLALGGVLVALAILTRTQLLLAVLCGLIVMITLSVIIQVGGFKMTGKRVFKMAPLQHHFELSGWAETTIVVRFWLMSALFVGIGIGLFYLEWMPK; from the coding sequence ATGACCGACATCATGATCGCCGCCGGGGTGGCGCTGGTCTTCGTGGCGCTCGGCACCCCGGTGTGGATCAGGATCGTCAACCGGCTCGGCTACGGCCAGATGATCCGCGACGACGGGCCCGAGGCGCACCTCACCAAGCGCGGCACCCCCTCGATGGGCGGCACCGTCTTCATCGTGGGGTCGCTCGTCGGGTACGCGGTGTCCCACCTGGTCACCGGGAACGCGCCCACGATCTCGGGGCTCCTGGCGCTGTTCCTGATGACCGGGCTCGGGCTGGTCGGGTTCGTCGACGACTACATCAAGGTGTTCAAGCAGCGCAGCCTCGGCCTGCGCAGCGGCGCCAAGATGATCGGGATCATCCTGGTCGGGGTCGTGTTCGCGTACGCGTCGCTGCAGTTCCCCAACGGCTACGACATCACCCCGGCGTCCGACCACCTGTCCTTCCTGCGCGACTTCGGCCCCTCGCTCAGCCCCTACCTCTTCGTCCCGTGGGCGCTGCTGCTCATCGCGGCGATGTCCAACGGCGTCAACCTCACCGACGGTCTGGACGGTCTCGCCGCCGGGCCCGCCGGGATGGTGCTGGCCGCCTACGTGGTCATCGGCAACTGGCAGCTGCGCAACAGCTGCTCCGCCGCCCTCGCCCCCAACTGCTACAGCGTCCGCGACCCCCTGGACCTCGCGGTCGTCGCCGCCGCCGTGCTCGGCGGCGTGTTCGGCTTCCTGTGGTGGAACGCCCCCCCGGCCAAGATCTTCATGGGCGACACCGGCTCGCTGGCCCTCGGCGGCGTGCTGGTCGCGCTCGCCATCCTGACCCGCACCCAGCTGCTGCTCGCGGTCCTCTGCGGGCTCATCGTGATGATCACCCTGTCAGTGATCATCCAGGTCGGCGGGTTCAAGATGACCGGGAAACGCGTGTTCAAGATGGCGCCGTTGCAGCATCACTTCGAACTGTCCGGATGGGCCGAGACCACGATCGTCGTGCGGTTCTGGCTCATGTCCGCCCTGTTCGTCGGGATCGGCATCGGCCTGTTCTACCTGGAGTGGATGCCGAAGTGA